A part of Candidatus Moraniibacteriota bacterium genomic DNA contains:
- a CDS encoding LamG domain-containing protein: MRISLLRATQWFFIALFVAGTVGLTYDFNSEASKTVNAPIENRLSQGILGYWKLDDGSGTNATDSSGNGNTLAMTGSPSWTTGQIGAYSLDFSGSGQYLSIADPASGILDFVDGADFTIVGWFNRDTFAADHTIVAKKTDQTTNAGYVVWVDNNAGNDYLNFEISDGTDTYSATGATNLSATGWHHFAAVWNDNTGMYLYLDGSLDGSTTTSTAAINSLANANAFRIGAESDAGVPFDGKIDDVRLYGKALSEDAVKRLYQTTVPGDPVDTGLVGHWTFDGPDVIWGDTSNEIKDVSGKGNHGDAVGLTASSAVIGKLGQALSFDGTGIDVADSTSLDITTGEISMSAWVSLDSFPASSQYVLIFGKPNNYFLYLYNAGSDNLDVDFGFASTGPTYRDELTTTQPIVNTNEWYHIVATYKDSSNTIVMYVNGVPQTDNGGASAYTPITDNLPLNMGEAYDSYSFYGKIDDVRLYNRTLSATEVVELYNRGK; this comes from the coding sequence ATGCGTATCTCCCTCCTCCGCGCAACACAGTGGTTCTTCATTGCTCTCTTTGTCGCGGGAACAGTGGGACTTACCTACGACTTCAACTCCGAAGCGAGCAAAACCGTAAACGCCCCCATCGAAAACCGCCTCTCCCAAGGCATCTTGGGCTACTGGAAACTCGATGACGGCTCCGGCACCAACGCAACTGACAGCAGTGGAAACGGAAATACACTCGCCATGACCGGTTCTCCAAGTTGGACTACGGGGCAAATCGGCGCCTATTCTCTCGATTTCTCCGGAAGCGGACAATACCTCTCCATCGCTGATCCCGCAAGCGGCATTCTCGACTTTGTTGATGGCGCGGACTTCACTATCGTCGGCTGGTTCAATCGCGATACCTTTGCCGCCGATCACACCATTGTCGCCAAGAAAACCGACCAAACCACCAATGCGGGCTATGTCGTCTGGGTCGACAACAATGCCGGCAATGACTATCTCAATTTCGAAATTTCCGACGGGACCGATACCTATTCCGCAACCGGTGCAACCAATTTGAGCGCAACCGGCTGGCACCACTTCGCCGCCGTCTGGAATGACAACACAGGGATGTATCTCTATCTCGATGGCAGCCTCGATGGAAGTACCACCACCTCCACCGCCGCCATCAATTCTCTCGCCAATGCGAATGCCTTCCGTATCGGCGCCGAGAGTGATGCGGGCGTGCCTTTTGATGGGAAGATTGACGATGTCAGACTCTATGGCAAAGCCCTCTCCGAAGATGCAGTGAAAAGACTCTATCAGACCACCGTTCCGGGAGATCCGGTTGATACGGGACTCGTGGGACACTGGACGTTTGATGGACCAGATGTGATTTGGGGCGATACGAGTAACGAGATCAAAGATGTGAGCGGCAAAGGGAATCATGGGGATGCCGTGGGTCTCACCGCCTCCTCTGCTGTGATTGGGAAATTGGGACAGGCTTTGAGTTTTGATGGGACTGGGATTGATGTTGCAGATTCGACAAGTCTCGACATAACGACCGGAGAAATATCTATGTCGGCGTGGGTGAGCTTGGATTCATTTCCAGCATCATCTCAATACGTGCTTATTTTCGGAAAACCTAATAATTACTTTCTCTATCTCTACAATGCGGGATCTGACAACCTCGATGTGGATTTTGGATTTGCAAGTACCGGACCAACCTATCGCGATGAACTTACCACTACACAGCCTATTGTGAATACAAACGAGTGGTATCACATTGTGGCAACATACAAAGATAGCTCAAACACCATAGTGATGTATGTTAATGGTGTGCCACAAACTGATAATGGTGGTGCAAGTGCGTATACTCCAATTACTGATAACTTACCGTTAAACATGGGGGAAGCTTATGATTCATACAGTTTTTATGGAAAAATCGATGATGTCCGCCTCTATAATCGGACGCTCTCTGCGACGGAAGTAGTGGAACTGTATAATAGGGGAAAATAA
- a CDS encoding fibronectin type III domain-containing protein, producing MKQNLLAFTLSSIGLFFFLLPAHVYAAQTTGGVNWLDPLGYQKPAFYPITVPDEATVTNKYYVDMSSGSGSACSSSSPCANIDNVIGKPGTTGGPAYVYVRGTGNLSLYNDSFYGSAGNEIVIKPWGTATATFTSNSNTNSSNVHHLIFDGGSNLGIRFQSSAGQYSLHVLSNDTTIYRTQSLCSGSGALLFSVGDSKVNSNVAFINNEGYGCTSTNDQVSFVYAGPGGGGGYSNLKILNNIIRDMGGEGIEINPRVTSNNLEITGNAIHNIGKVTCSTAWNCRPGITMSVQSGGGNNGTVIKNNLIWDTGSGCVWDRGGGTPRPLIVNNTCYDYAKIGSDPWPNGIAGYSGPGTATVSNNIIYAPNGTNPLDGTYAGTNNLCGSGKSCGSSSQAWSASTFLSTNENTSNFLQIGINSTAKDTGITIASVTNDYADNTRPVGSGWDIGAYEYGTSTPDTTSPTSPTTLAANATSASSITVTWNPATDPTTEGQATSGITGYLIERCTGLSCSTFTQVGTPTSNSYSDTGLTATTLYRYRVRANDGAGNNSSYSNIVSATTPQAPPSPTFVSEYETPWNTSTSPKTTSTFNVQSGDILVAYAVNENSGSVITTPPTGTLSGTWTLKQTIAASNATYLRLWTMSVATSQTNVNVVFTNAGGNFGGDVLHFRNASSVGVTAQANSATGNPTLTLNGVSENSSIIMVNGDWSAKTGARTYNTTQAGSFTETSAYADGSSYGVEAGYYENAGTAGNKTIGISAPTGMSWSLAAVEVKGSGTPSSSFSSCSTITPATFPGSTYTGYGAPYDVFASNTPLIATECSSGDTHTLKATLGITGDTTRIVYTKGYYYDPGIADWHQFTGTCTGALNGEWCQGSITTSITDTDISTASATDPAYLVGMTCSVQGGGWKCGCRDTACSNFYWQVQGAGL from the coding sequence ATGAAACAAAATTTGCTTGCATTCACGCTCTCTTCGATTGGACTATTTTTCTTCCTTCTTCCTGCGCATGTTTATGCCGCTCAGACAACAGGTGGCGTCAACTGGCTTGATCCACTTGGGTATCAAAAGCCGGCATTTTATCCGATCACGGTACCGGATGAAGCTACCGTGACAAACAAATATTATGTTGATATGAGTTCGGGCTCTGGAAGTGCGTGCTCTTCTTCAAGTCCCTGTGCCAATATTGACAATGTAATTGGAAAACCAGGTACAACTGGCGGGCCGGCCTATGTGTACGTTCGTGGCACGGGCAATCTTTCGCTCTATAATGATTCCTTCTACGGATCCGCAGGGAATGAAATCGTTATCAAGCCGTGGGGTACAGCGACCGCAACTTTTACTAGCAATTCAAACACCAATAGCTCCAATGTGCATCACCTCATATTTGATGGTGGCTCGAATTTGGGAATTCGATTTCAATCCTCCGCTGGACAGTACTCCTTGCATGTTCTCTCGAATGATACGACGATTTATCGGACACAAAGTTTGTGTTCAGGATCTGGTGCGCTCTTGTTTTCTGTTGGCGATAGCAAGGTAAACTCAAATGTTGCATTTATCAATAATGAAGGTTATGGCTGTACATCTACTAATGATCAGGTAAGTTTTGTGTATGCTGGCCCGGGGGGTGGAGGCGGTTACTCAAACTTGAAAATACTCAATAATATTATTCGTGATATGGGTGGTGAGGGTATTGAAATCAATCCTCGTGTTACTTCGAATAACCTCGAAATTACAGGAAACGCGATTCATAATATTGGGAAAGTTACTTGCTCTACGGCATGGAACTGCCGTCCCGGTATTACTATGAGCGTACAGAGTGGTGGTGGTAACAATGGAACGGTTATTAAAAACAACCTCATCTGGGACACAGGTTCTGGTTGCGTGTGGGATAGGGGTGGAGGTACTCCCCGACCACTTATCGTGAACAATACATGCTACGATTATGCTAAGATTGGTAGTGACCCTTGGCCGAATGGCATTGCTGGGTATTCCGGCCCTGGAACAGCAACTGTATCGAACAATATCATTTACGCTCCAAACGGAACGAATCCACTGGATGGTACCTATGCGGGGACCAACAACCTTTGTGGCTCCGGCAAATCCTGTGGCTCCTCCAGTCAAGCATGGAGTGCTAGCACGTTTCTCTCAACGAACGAAAACACATCGAACTTTCTTCAGATAGGTATAAATTCTACAGCCAAAGATACTGGCATAACCATAGCGAGTGTCACAAATGATTATGCCGATAATACTCGCCCTGTTGGCTCTGGCTGGGATATCGGCGCTTACGAATACGGTACCTCCACTCCCGACACCACCTCCCCCACCTCTCCCACCACTCTCGCCGCAAACGCCACCAGTGCCTCGAGTATCACCGTCACGTGGAATCCAGCAACCGACCCCACTACCGAGGGGCAGGCAACATCGGGCATCACTGGATACCTCATCGAACGCTGTACCGGACTCTCGTGTTCCACCTTCACCCAAGTGGGAACTCCCACTTCCAACAGCTACTCCGACACCGGTCTCACTGCCACAACTCTCTACCGCTATCGCGTACGAGCAAACGATGGAGCCGGCAACAATTCTTCCTACTCAAACATTGTTTCCGCCACCACCCCCCAAGCCCCTCCTTCTCCCACCTTCGTCTCCGAATACGAAACTCCCTGGAATACGAGTACCTCTCCCAAGACAACGAGTACTTTCAATGTTCAGTCAGGCGACATCCTCGTCGCCTATGCCGTGAATGAAAACTCCGGAAGTGTCATCACGACTCCTCCCACAGGAACCCTCTCCGGTACCTGGACACTCAAGCAAACGATTGCCGCCAGTAACGCCACCTACCTCCGTCTCTGGACGATGAGTGTCGCAACAAGCCAAACCAATGTGAATGTTGTCTTCACGAACGCGGGAGGCAACTTTGGAGGAGACGTCCTCCACTTCCGAAACGCGAGTAGTGTCGGTGTGACCGCCCAAGCCAACAGTGCGACCGGAAACCCAACCCTCACACTAAACGGCGTCAGTGAAAACTCATCCATCATCATGGTAAACGGAGACTGGAGTGCGAAGACTGGAGCAAGAACCTACAATACCACCCAAGCTGGATCCTTCACAGAAACCTCTGCCTATGCCGACGGATCAAGCTATGGAGTCGAAGCGGGCTACTACGAAAATGCCGGAACAGCAGGAAACAAAACAATTGGAATCTCTGCCCCAACCGGTATGTCTTGGTCACTCGCCGCAGTAGAAGTGAAAGGGAGTGGAACACCATCAAGTTCCTTCTCCTCCTGCTCCACTATCACTCCCGCCACCTTCCCAGGGAGTACCTACACCGGCTATGGTGCTCCCTATGATGTCTTTGCGAGTAATACTCCTCTCATAGCAACAGAGTGTAGCAGTGGTGATACCCATACCCTCAAAGCAACACTCGGCATTACGGGAGACACTACTCGAATCGTCTATACCAAAGGCTACTACTATGACCCCGGTATTGCTGACTGGCATCAGTTTACCGGTACCTGTACCGGTGCTCTCAACGGAGAATGGTGCCAAGGAAGTATCACGACTTCCATCACCGATACCGATATCTCAACCGCGAGTGCCACAGACCCTGCCTACCTTGTGGGGATGACCTGCTCGGTGCAGGGTGGCGGGTGGAAGTGTGGGTGTCGGGATACGGCGTGTTCAAACTTCTATTGGCAGGTGCAGGGGGCGGGGTTGTAG